A region of Rhodoferax potami DNA encodes the following proteins:
- a CDS encoding helix-turn-helix transcriptional regulator encodes MTSNPRADAQPNATTPTAGALPSPQNPDIALWRLPTVLAHVPVSRSHWWAGVAEGRYPAPVKLSKRCVAWRSADIRALIASF; translated from the coding sequence ATGACCTCAAACCCTCGCGCAGATGCGCAACCCAATGCCACCACCCCCACGGCTGGCGCTCTCCCCTCTCCCCAAAATCCTGACATTGCCTTGTGGCGCTTGCCCACGGTGCTGGCACACGTCCCGGTTAGCCGATCCCATTGGTGGGCAGGCGTGGCCGAAGGCCGCTACCCAGCGCCCGTGAAGCTGTCAAAACGCTGCGTCGCCTGGCGCAGCGCCGACATTCGCGCCCTGATTGCTTCTTTCTAA
- a CDS encoding AbrB/MazE/SpoVT family DNA-binding domain-containing protein codes for MHTSTLRAAGGSIAVTIPQSLAKSTGLHPGDKVSFEFDAGRLIISPISRRKYSLQELLAMQGDEPLVIDKAWDNMPAVGQEVPV; via the coding sequence ATGCACACATCCACACTCCGCGCCGCTGGTGGCTCCATCGCTGTGACCATTCCGCAGTCGCTGGCCAAGTCCACCGGCTTGCACCCTGGCGACAAGGTCAGTTTTGAATTTGACGCCGGGCGTTTGATCATTTCGCCGATCAGCCGTCGCAAGTACAGCTTGCAAGAGCTATTGGCTATGCAGGGCGACGAGCCGCTGGTGATTGACAAGGCGTGGGACAACATGCCCGCCGTCGGCCAAGAGGTTCCTGTTTGA
- a CDS encoding exonuclease domain-containing protein, which produces MPAMLPSYVVLDLETTGGNAVNDRITEIAAVRIDNGVETARWSSLVNPGVRIPPFIQSLTGITDAMVEDAPTFEQLAKPLLALLEGAVFVAHNVRFDHGFVLNELARLDIALKVKTLCTVRLSRRLYPQHKGHGLDAILQRHGLHTQARHRAMGDVDVVLAWLDVANRELGAEALAREAQGLLQGSAAVPPMLETPVSDIPDTPGVYLFYGESSIPLYVGKSVTMRSRVMSHFQASTKVAREMRILQEIRRVEWRETAGELGALLLESRLVKELQPIHNRLLRREKQLTAWKLHDDPATRPLVQLVRLDEVDPSDMGQLYGAYRSKRQAMEALRSLADMHQFCPLVLGLESGKGACFASQIGRCKGVCAGREPAPLHRARLQIALAEHRLQSWPHAGRMGIREHNPITGRTDIHVFDQWCHVATVHNEAELQEAIAQRQVLAFDLDTYRLLVKRLTGTGLRSREVLHLGGHPVSAA; this is translated from the coding sequence ATGCCGGCCATGCTCCCTAGCTATGTGGTCCTCGACCTTGAGACCACCGGCGGGAATGCCGTCAACGACCGCATCACCGAAATAGCCGCGGTGCGAATCGACAACGGGGTTGAAACTGCGCGCTGGTCAAGTCTGGTGAACCCGGGCGTCCGGATCCCGCCTTTTATCCAGAGCCTCACCGGCATTACTGATGCGATGGTGGAGGATGCCCCCACCTTCGAGCAGCTGGCCAAGCCGCTGCTTGCCTTGTTGGAGGGCGCCGTCTTCGTGGCCCACAACGTGCGCTTTGACCATGGGTTCGTTCTGAACGAATTGGCACGGCTAGACATCGCTCTAAAGGTCAAAACCCTGTGCACCGTGCGCTTGTCGCGGCGCTTGTACCCGCAGCACAAGGGCCATGGGCTCGACGCCATCTTGCAACGCCACGGCTTGCACACCCAGGCACGACACCGGGCCATGGGCGATGTGGACGTGGTTTTGGCTTGGCTGGATGTGGCAAACCGCGAGTTAGGCGCGGAGGCCTTGGCACGCGAGGCGCAAGGACTCTTGCAAGGGAGTGCCGCCGTACCGCCCATGCTGGAAACACCGGTGTCTGACATTCCAGATACACCGGGTGTGTATCTCTTTTACGGCGAAAGCAGCATCCCGCTCTATGTGGGCAAAAGTGTGACGATGCGCAGCCGGGTGATGTCGCACTTTCAGGCGTCTACCAAGGTTGCACGCGAGATGCGTATCCTGCAAGAAATCCGGCGCGTCGAATGGCGCGAGACAGCCGGTGAACTCGGGGCCCTGTTGCTGGAGTCGCGCCTCGTGAAAGAGCTGCAACCCATCCACAACCGGCTGCTGCGGCGCGAGAAACAACTCACCGCCTGGAAACTTCACGACGACCCCGCCACCCGCCCCCTTGTGCAACTGGTGCGGCTCGATGAGGTAGACCCGTCTGACATGGGCCAGCTCTACGGGGCTTACCGCTCCAAACGCCAGGCGATGGAGGCGCTGCGCAGCCTTGCCGATATGCACCAGTTCTGCCCGCTGGTGCTCGGGCTGGAGTCCGGGAAAGGCGCTTGTTTTGCCAGCCAGATTGGGCGTTGCAAAGGGGTGTGCGCCGGGCGGGAGCCAGCGCCACTGCACCGAGCGCGCCTGCAAATAGCGTTGGCCGAGCATCGCTTGCAATCGTGGCCCCACGCCGGACGCATGGGTATCCGCGAGCACAACCCCATCACCGGCCGCACAGATATTCATGTGTTTGACCAATGGTGCCATGTTGCCACTGTCCATAACGAGGCGGAACTGCAAGAGGCTATTGCCCAGCGGCAGGTGCTGGCCTTTGACCTCGACACCTATCGCCTGCTGGTGAAGCGTCTCACGGGCACAGGACTGCGTTCGCGCGAGGTTTTGCACTTGGGAGGACACCCTGTCTCAGCCGCCTAG
- a CDS encoding S8 family peptidase: protein MFQPSPLFAALITAFASGAYAQVLEVHEDADSGWEALAAAAPKLSASTLAKAAPTAAEARARSYQTFLNQVNKPYANQLGSGNGSGVVVGVVDSGVQVSHPELRGQVIATYNAFNGGTDVTDQMGHGTHVSGLVAGSLANGSLLEGVAPGAKLVVAKVFTTGGSDSLTIGRGIDWAVNVQKAPIVTLSLGSNAAAMQSNIQNAVNKGVLITAALGNDGRASGSWPAAYAKQAWAKGQIIAVGALDANNKRASFSNYDATLANWTVFAPGVNIASSYSTPAMPSSYVYMSGTSMATPIVAGQAALIKSNWNFLPATDIAQIIFQSATRLCSDNVAAAVCLPRNKADAVYGWGLVNVGASLQPIGGLNLGTKTGAVISFAGASLATPKSGLATGLKTVNTLAVDKFNRAFQVNVGASVSSTSTATSALPISKTTTTTTSGAKFSAEYTALVTEQTMLGLAAEQAPLTLARMSFSSPSSAGFAWGVGTGGSSDAFFGLQATGSAPLSLADEASRFNAPYFSLAQNATHAGTSWTLASGDVLRMGSVVQGNPLNSSPWQSAPFADTQRTVAVLEYQSRWGDATTVVSAGQLLENNSLLGASGTEAWAMEGKASTRFVTLAASKPVAARVSASAMLTLGQADAFRNESASLIDGTSAVRQMAWSLGLARESLWRTGDKLGFSVSMPLRTMSGEMQVTTAVEQSQEDGSLRYAQQTLNLAPSGMQKDVALSYQSPKVWGGTVAAQALLKLEPGHDANAEPQLGLGVRYQRKF from the coding sequence ATGTTTCAGCCTTCCCCCCTTTTTGCGGCATTGATCACTGCCTTTGCCTCCGGAGCCTATGCCCAAGTTCTGGAAGTGCATGAAGACGCCGATAGCGGCTGGGAGGCCCTTGCTGCTGCAGCACCCAAGCTGAGCGCATCTACCTTGGCGAAGGCAGCGCCCACAGCGGCAGAGGCCCGTGCGCGCAGTTACCAGACCTTCTTGAATCAAGTCAACAAGCCCTATGCCAATCAGCTCGGTAGCGGCAATGGCAGCGGTGTCGTCGTCGGGGTTGTGGACTCCGGGGTGCAAGTCAGTCACCCTGAATTGCGCGGTCAAGTGATTGCGACTTACAACGCCTTCAATGGCGGCACCGATGTGACCGACCAAATGGGCCACGGCACCCACGTAAGTGGCTTGGTTGCAGGAAGTCTGGCGAACGGGTCCCTGCTCGAGGGCGTGGCGCCCGGTGCGAAGCTGGTAGTCGCCAAGGTGTTCACCACCGGTGGCTCTGACAGCCTGACGATCGGCCGGGGTATTGACTGGGCGGTAAATGTACAAAAGGCGCCCATCGTCACGCTCAGCTTGGGTAGCAACGCAGCTGCCATGCAGTCCAACATCCAAAACGCCGTCAACAAGGGGGTTCTGATCACGGCCGCTTTGGGCAATGACGGACGCGCCAGCGGCAGCTGGCCTGCCGCTTACGCCAAGCAAGCCTGGGCCAAGGGGCAGATCATCGCGGTGGGCGCACTCGACGCCAACAATAAGCGCGCCAGCTTCAGCAATTACGACGCCACCTTGGCCAACTGGACCGTGTTTGCGCCCGGGGTCAACATCGCCTCCAGCTACTCCACGCCCGCCATGCCCAGCAGCTACGTCTATATGTCGGGCACCTCCATGGCAACGCCGATTGTGGCGGGCCAAGCGGCATTGATCAAAAGTAACTGGAACTTCCTGCCTGCCACAGATATAGCGCAAATCATCTTTCAATCCGCTACCCGTTTGTGCAGCGATAACGTGGCAGCGGCTGTGTGCCTCCCTCGCAACAAGGCGGACGCTGTGTACGGGTGGGGCTTGGTGAACGTCGGGGCTTCTCTGCAGCCTATTGGCGGTCTCAACCTGGGTACCAAAACAGGTGCAGTGATTAGTTTTGCGGGCGCCAGCCTCGCCACGCCCAAAAGCGGGCTCGCCACAGGGCTCAAAACGGTCAATACCTTGGCAGTCGACAAGTTCAACCGGGCCTTTCAGGTCAATGTGGGCGCCAGTGTGAGCAGCACGTCGACAGCGACATCCGCTTTGCCCATCAGCAAGACCACGACCACAACGACCAGCGGCGCCAAATTCAGCGCGGAGTACACCGCCTTGGTTACCGAGCAAACCATGCTGGGATTGGCGGCAGAGCAGGCGCCCCTGACCTTGGCCCGCATGAGCTTTTCCAGCCCATCGAGTGCGGGCTTTGCCTGGGGCGTCGGTACCGGTGGCAGCAGCGATGCATTTTTCGGCTTGCAGGCCACAGGCAGCGCGCCTTTGAGCCTGGCCGACGAGGCGAGCCGCTTCAATGCGCCGTATTTCAGCCTGGCGCAGAACGCCACTCATGCCGGTACTTCGTGGACGCTTGCTAGCGGGGATGTTTTGCGCATGGGCTCCGTGGTCCAAGGCAATCCCTTGAACAGCTCGCCGTGGCAATCGGCACCTTTTGCGGATACGCAGCGCACCGTCGCGGTGTTGGAGTACCAAAGCCGCTGGGGTGATGCAACCACTGTTGTTTCCGCGGGTCAGCTCCTCGAAAACAACTCCCTGCTGGGCGCTAGCGGCACCGAGGCCTGGGCCATGGAAGGCAAAGCCAGCACACGCTTTGTCACCTTGGCTGCATCCAAGCCGGTCGCAGCCCGTGTGTCAGCCTCGGCCATGTTGACGTTGGGGCAGGCCGATGCCTTCCGCAATGAAAGTGCCTCACTGATCGACGGAACCAGCGCGGTGCGGCAAATGGCCTGGAGTTTGGGTTTGGCGCGTGAGAGTTTGTGGCGCACCGGCGACAAGCTGGGTTTCAGCGTTTCCATGCCTTTGCGCACCATGTCCGGCGAGATGCAGGTCACCACCGCCGTAGAGCAAAGCCAGGAAGACGGCAGCCTGCGTTACGCCCAGCAGACCCTGAACTTGGCGCCGAGCGGCATGCAAAAGGATGTGGCGCTCTCGTACCAAAGCCCCAAGGTGTGGGGCGGCACCGTGGCCGCTCAAGCCCTGCTGAAGCTCGAGCCCGGCCATGATGCGAACGCCGAACCCCAGCTGGGACTCGGCGTGCGCTACCAGCGCAAGTTCTGA
- a CDS encoding NUDIX hydrolase, whose product MQRAPLKHCKECGTAVVYRVPDDGDTKPRAVCPACHTIHYENPLNVVGTVPYWGDQVLLCKRNIEPRFGKWTLPAGFMELNETTAEGAARETVEEAGAQFELEGLFSLLNVARVGQVHLFYRARLTSDQFEPGTETIEAKLFREDEIPWDEIAFRTVKETLDCYFADRKAGHYGIHTLDIT is encoded by the coding sequence ATGCAGCGCGCTCCCCTCAAACATTGCAAAGAATGCGGTACCGCAGTGGTCTACCGCGTGCCGGATGACGGCGACACCAAGCCTCGTGCGGTGTGCCCTGCCTGCCACACCATCCACTACGAAAACCCCCTCAACGTGGTGGGCACAGTCCCGTATTGGGGGGATCAAGTGTTGCTTTGCAAACGCAACATCGAGCCACGCTTTGGCAAGTGGACATTGCCAGCCGGCTTTATGGAGCTCAACGAGACTACCGCGGAAGGTGCTGCCCGCGAAACCGTGGAAGAAGCAGGCGCCCAGTTTGAACTTGAAGGCCTGTTCAGCCTGCTCAATGTGGCGCGCGTGGGGCAAGTGCACTTGTTTTACCGGGCCCGGCTGACCAGCGATCAATTTGAGCCAGGAACCGAAACCATAGAAGCCAAACTCTTCCGCGAGGACGAAATCCCTTGGGATGAAATTGCATTCCGCACCGTCAAAGAGACGCTGGACTGCTATTTCGCGGACCGCAAGGCGGGCCACTACGGCATCCACACCCTCGACATCACGTGA
- a CDS encoding AAA family ATPase, with translation MNPHDYEHFAAGLDDDLGIAVAINSVAAPARSTGATGQFGTEPLPKSTVVLTCGADLTPEPVQWLWPDWLALGKFHLLAGAPGQGKTTIAMGMAATVTIGGRWPDGSRCAAGNVLIWSGEDHYTDTLLPRLIAAGADRSRVFFVDGTRTGDAVRPFDPSTDTRTLKEAIQQIGSVRLIVIDPVSTAVAGDSHKNTEVRRGLQPLVDLATTINAALLGITHLSKGGQGSDPAQRVIGSIAFTAVARVVLVAARVKGEDGADKRILARSKSNIGPDNGGFEYHLAQVEALPGIDASRIEWGQAVEGSARDLLTDPAEGDDGTDHADAVGLLKAELTADCWTPVAVASKPLKDAGFNKKQIWNASKKLNVVRKKGGMGGGWYLRLPGGSDMALPSEDSKSPEGSEDSPSEKLEPLESSEIVHAANELVEVEL, from the coding sequence ATGAACCCGCACGACTATGAACACTTTGCAGCCGGTCTGGACGACGACTTGGGTATTGCAGTCGCTATCAATTCAGTAGCTGCTCCCGCACGTTCTACGGGGGCTACAGGCCAATTTGGCACTGAACCATTGCCAAAAAGCACGGTGGTGCTGACTTGCGGGGCCGACCTGACGCCTGAGCCCGTGCAATGGCTGTGGCCCGACTGGCTGGCGCTGGGCAAGTTCCACCTATTGGCGGGAGCCCCTGGGCAGGGCAAAACCACCATCGCAATGGGCATGGCCGCCACTGTCACCATTGGCGGGCGCTGGCCAGACGGGTCACGCTGCGCAGCAGGCAATGTGCTGATCTGGAGCGGCGAGGACCACTACACCGACACGCTGCTGCCCCGCCTGATTGCAGCGGGGGCAGACCGAAGCCGAGTCTTCTTTGTGGACGGCACGCGCACGGGCGACGCGGTCAGGCCGTTTGACCCATCCACCGACACGCGCACCTTGAAGGAAGCTATCCAACAAATCGGCAGCGTGCGCCTAATCGTGATTGACCCGGTATCGACCGCCGTGGCGGGTGACAGCCACAAAAACACTGAGGTGCGCCGTGGGCTGCAACCCTTGGTTGATTTGGCGACCACCATCAACGCGGCGTTGCTGGGCATCACCCACCTGTCCAAAGGTGGCCAAGGCAGTGACCCGGCGCAGCGGGTAATTGGCAGCATTGCGTTTACCGCCGTGGCGCGCGTGGTGCTGGTGGCGGCACGGGTCAAGGGCGAGGATGGCGCAGACAAGCGCATTCTGGCGCGCAGCAAATCCAATATCGGGCCGGACAATGGCGGGTTTGAATACCACCTGGCGCAGGTGGAAGCGCTGCCCGGTATTGATGCAAGCCGTATCGAATGGGGCCAAGCGGTAGAAGGCTCTGCCCGCGACCTGCTGACCGACCCAGCAGAGGGCGACGACGGCACCGACCACGCCGACGCGGTGGGCCTGCTGAAAGCAGAACTGACGGCTGACTGCTGGACCCCGGTTGCAGTTGCGTCCAAACCACTGAAAGACGCCGGATTCAACAAGAAGCAAATTTGGAATGCGTCCAAGAAACTCAATGTCGTTCGCAAAAAAGGCGGCATGGGTGGCGGCTGGTACTTGCGCTTGCCCGGCGGTAGCGACATGGCGTTGCCCAGCGAAGATTCCAAATCACCCGAAGGTTCCGAAGATTCCCCGTCTGAAAAACTGGAACCTTTGGAATCTTCGGAGATTGTTCATGCTGCAAATGAACTGGTCGAGGTGGAACTGTGA
- a CDS encoding tyrosine-type recombinase/integrase has translation MALITTKALEALRGMDDGKRLPDGGSMFGMVRATPDTKNPVSVDFQWRYKLNGKTRQVRIGSWPKMSLKALRDERDRLAVEVKSGTDPVQRKATEKLKIEVDQVEAHNKQLDRLEVIAQQQARLTVRQLFKLWRDLALKQRGDGGAEAQRAFERDVFPLIGDLAVADVKKAHVQNIVDTMMARDVVRMTKRVLSDLRQMFGFALDRDYVEADPTARIKKAKIGPDGERDRVLGEAELIDLLKKLPRSGMAETSQCALLIQMATITRIGETVGARWEHVDFERRLWVLPETKNGKSHQVWLSDFALRQFERLHAITGETPWCFPGSRYDPAIEKTNLPLDTKTVTKQVADRQREPGGQIAGRTKQIDALKLGGGQWRPHDLRRTGASAMAELGALPDVIEKCLNHTEENKMKRIYQRATYEGPMRDAWRLWGERLDLLTNKPANVVTLRAA, from the coding sequence ATGGCATTGATCACAACCAAGGCGCTGGAAGCGCTGCGCGGCATGGACGACGGCAAGCGTTTGCCGGATGGCGGGTCCATGTTTGGCATGGTGCGCGCCACGCCCGATACAAAGAACCCGGTAAGTGTGGATTTTCAGTGGCGGTACAAGCTGAACGGCAAAACCCGGCAGGTGCGCATTGGCTCCTGGCCCAAGATGTCGCTCAAAGCGCTGCGCGACGAGCGCGACCGGCTGGCCGTGGAAGTGAAGTCGGGGACCGACCCCGTGCAGCGCAAGGCCACCGAAAAGCTCAAGATCGAAGTCGACCAGGTGGAGGCCCACAACAAGCAGCTTGACCGGCTGGAAGTGATCGCCCAGCAGCAGGCCCGTTTGACCGTGCGGCAACTTTTCAAGCTCTGGCGTGACTTGGCTTTGAAGCAGCGCGGCGACGGCGGTGCCGAGGCGCAGCGCGCCTTTGAGCGCGACGTTTTCCCGCTGATTGGCGACCTGGCTGTGGCGGATGTGAAAAAGGCGCACGTTCAGAACATCGTGGACACCATGATGGCGCGCGACGTGGTGCGCATGACCAAGCGCGTGCTGTCCGACCTGCGGCAGATGTTTGGCTTTGCGCTGGACCGCGACTATGTGGAAGCCGATCCGACGGCGCGAATCAAGAAAGCCAAGATTGGCCCCGATGGCGAGCGCGACCGTGTGCTGGGCGAGGCGGAATTGATCGACCTATTGAAGAAGCTGCCTCGTTCGGGCATGGCCGAAACATCGCAATGCGCCCTGCTGATTCAAATGGCCACCATCACCCGCATTGGCGAAACGGTGGGCGCGCGCTGGGAGCATGTGGATTTTGAACGCCGTTTGTGGGTGCTGCCTGAAACCAAAAACGGCAAGTCGCACCAGGTTTGGCTGAGTGACTTTGCGTTGCGCCAGTTTGAGCGCCTGCACGCTATCACGGGTGAAACGCCGTGGTGCTTTCCGGGAAGCCGTTACGACCCTGCGATTGAAAAGACCAATTTGCCACTGGATACCAAAACCGTCACCAAGCAGGTGGCCGACCGCCAGCGCGAACCGGGTGGGCAGATTGCGGGCCGCACCAAGCAGATCGACGCGCTGAAACTGGGCGGGGGCCAATGGCGACCGCACGACCTGCGCCGCACGGGCGCGAGCGCCATGGCCGAGCTGGGCGCGCTGCCCGATGTGATCGAGAAGTGCCTGAACCACACTGAAGAAAACAAGATGAAGCGCATTTACCAACGTGCCACCTATGAAGGCCCCATGCGGGATGCGTGGCGGCTGTGGGGTGAACGGCTGGACTTGTTGACCAACAAACCGGCCAATGTGGTGACGCTACGGGCGGCCTGA
- a CDS encoding CHC2 zinc finger domain-containing protein, with the protein MPFDRTLLPDPVTYFENQGLTLKGPRSAKWKTTTCNFHGGSDSMRVNVATGAWVCMSCGEKGGDVLAYEIKDGGREFVDAAKALGCWADDGRPQVLTKPTPLSPRLALSVMAFESTLAAVAAGNVANGVMLTDADRARLMVAANRINRLVEAFA; encoded by the coding sequence ATGCCGTTTGACCGCACCCTGCTACCCGACCCGGTTACCTACTTTGAGAACCAGGGCCTGACCCTCAAAGGCCCACGGTCTGCCAAGTGGAAAACCACCACCTGCAACTTTCATGGCGGCTCGGATTCCATGCGTGTCAACGTAGCCACCGGCGCATGGGTGTGCATGAGTTGCGGCGAGAAAGGCGGCGACGTGCTGGCCTATGAGATCAAGGACGGTGGCCGCGAGTTTGTGGATGCTGCCAAAGCCTTGGGCTGCTGGGCGGACGATGGCCGCCCGCAGGTTCTAACCAAGCCCACGCCACTCAGCCCACGCCTGGCGCTGTCGGTGATGGCGTTTGAATCAACGCTTGCGGCGGTAGCTGCGGGCAATGTGGCCAACGGTGTGATGCTGACCGACGCCGACCGGGCACGCCTGATGGTGGCGGCCAATCGCATCAACCGACTGGTGGAGGCTTTCGCATGA
- a CDS encoding type II toxin-antitoxin system PemK/MazF family toxin, whose product MSRRIWQRGDIVVASFDPTLGQEQQGRRPGIVVTHADLNRLGMIGVCPITQGGMGARNAGLSVSLMGTGTQTQGVVLVHQFRMIDPSQRGLTLIEQAPDDLVEEVRARVAAMLD is encoded by the coding sequence TTGAGCCGCCGGATTTGGCAGCGTGGCGATATTGTGGTCGCCAGTTTCGACCCCACGCTGGGCCAAGAGCAACAAGGCCGCAGGCCCGGCATCGTGGTGACGCACGCCGACTTGAACCGGCTGGGCATGATTGGCGTGTGCCCCATCACGCAAGGTGGCATGGGCGCACGCAATGCGGGTTTGTCTGTCAGCCTCATGGGCACCGGCACGCAAACGCAGGGCGTGGTTTTGGTTCACCAGTTCAGGATGATTGACCCGTCGCAGCGCGGATTGACCCTGATTGAGCAAGCGCCAGACGATTTGGTGGAAGAAGTGCGCGCGCGGGTGGCCGCCATGCTCGATTGA
- a CDS encoding thymidine kinase: MAKLFFRYSAMNAGKSTSLLQIAYNYEEQGQQVALFTAQIDDRCGVGSIASRLGIQRAAETFDEHTDFETLLTQRRGLACVLIDESQFLQPDQVRQLHRVAHMANIPTICFGLRSDFQGKPFPGSAHLLTLADDIEEIKTICACGRKATMNVRVDDNGQRVREGEQVVIGGNDRYHQACARCFYEGAAT; this comes from the coding sequence ATGGCCAAACTTTTCTTCCGCTACTCGGCCATGAACGCCGGCAAATCCACCTCCTTGTTGCAGATTGCGTACAACTACGAAGAGCAAGGCCAGCAGGTAGCCTTGTTCACCGCACAGATTGACGACCGTTGCGGCGTTGGAAGCATTGCTTCGCGCCTCGGTATTCAGCGGGCTGCGGAAACCTTTGATGAACATACCGATTTTGAAACGCTGCTGACGCAGCGCCGCGGTTTGGCCTGTGTGTTGATTGACGAGTCTCAGTTTCTCCAACCGGATCAGGTGCGCCAACTGCACCGGGTTGCCCACATGGCCAATATCCCGACGATTTGTTTTGGCCTGCGTTCAGACTTCCAGGGTAAGCCATTCCCCGGCTCTGCCCATTTGCTCACGTTGGCCGATGACATTGAGGAGATCAAGACCATCTGCGCATGCGGCCGCAAAGCCACCATGAATGTGCGTGTGGACGATAACGGCCAAAGAGTCCGTGAGGGTGAACAGGTCGTGATCGGTGGAAACGACCGCTACCACCAAGCGTGCGCGCGTTGCTTTTATGAGGGTGCCGCTACCTGA